Proteins encoded together in one Vitis vinifera cultivar Pinot Noir 40024 chromosome 4, ASM3070453v1 window:
- the LOC100265832 gene encoding probable sarcosine oxidase: MEYSGQKFDVIVIGGGVMGSSTAYHVAKRGYTTLLLEQFDFLHHRGSSHGESRTIRATYPENYYFGMVVEAAKLWEQVQSEVGYKVYYKTPQFDMGPSDDKSLRCVIANCESYSMPCRVLDPAQVSDHFSGKMAIPENWIGVLTELGGVIKPTKAVSMFQTLALQNGAVLMDNMEVKDIKKDDGGGIVVHTSNGAKFCGNKCVVTVGAWMKKLVKTVSGPLLPVQPIETTVCYWKIKDGHHGEFTIESGFPTFASYGEPYIYGTPSLEFPGLIKVAVHGGHSCDPDKRTWGPPASLESLKQWIEGRFSGLIECTGPVAIQSCMYSMTPDEDFVIDFLGGELGKDVAVAGGFSGHGFKMAPLVGRTLAEMVLDGEAKGVELKHFRLARFEGNPKGNVKEFEDQVSHCKHRE; the protein is encoded by the coding sequence atggAATATTCAGGGCAAAAGTTTGATGTAATTGTGATTGGAGGTGGCGTCATGGGCAGCTCCACCGCCTACCATGTTGCCAAGAGGGGGTACACCACGCTCTTGCTCGAGCAATTCGACTTCTTGCACCACAGGGGATCCTCACACGGCGAGTCCCGAACCATACGCGCAACCTACCCTGAAAACTACTACTTTGGCATGGTCGTGGAGGCTGCAAAACTATGGGAGCAAGTTCAGTCTGAAGTTGGCTATAAGGTCTATTACAAAACCCCACAATTTGACATGGGGCCATCAGATGACAAGAGTCTACGTTGTGTCATTGCCAACTGTGAATCCTATTCCATGCCTTGTCGAGTTCTTGACCCCGCCCAAGTCTCCGACCACTTCTCAGGGAAGATGGCTATCCCGGAGAATTGGATTGGGGTGTTGACTGAGCTAGGTGGTGTGATTAAGCCTACCAAAGCTGTGTCCATGTTCCAAACACTGGCTCTCCAGAATGGTGCTGTTCTTATGGACAACATGGAAGTGAAAGATATAAAAAAGGATGATGGTGGAGGCATTGTGGTACATACTAGCAATGGGGCTAAGTTTTGTGGGAACAAATGTGTTGTAACTGTTGGGGCTTGGATGAAGAAGCTAGTTAAGACCGTTAGTGGGCCGTTGCTGCCCGTACAGCCCATAGAAACCACCGTTTGTTATTGGAAAATCAAAGATGGGCACCATGGAGAGTTCACGATTGAGAGTGGGTTTCCAACGTTTGCAAGTTACGGGGAGCCTTATATCTATGGCACGCCATCTTTGGAGTTCCCGGGGTTGATAAAGGTCGCAGTGCACGGAGGGCATTCGTGTGATCCAGACAAGAGGACATGGGGTCCTCCGGCCTCGTTGGAATCGTTGAAGCAATGGATTGAAGGGAGATTCTCGGGGTTGATCGAGTGTACGGGGCCAGTAGCGATACAATCATGTATGTATTCGATGACCCCGGATGAGGACTTCGTCATCGATTTCTTGGGTGGGGAGTTGGGGAAGGATGTAGCAGTTGCAGGAGGGTTTTCGGGGCATGGATTCAAGATGGCGCCGCTGGTGGGGAGGACACTGGCAGAGATGGTGCTTGACGGGGAGGCAAAGGGTGTGGAGCTAAAGCACTTCAGGCTGGCAAGGTTTGAAGGGAACCCTAAAGGGAATGTTAAAGAGTTCGAAGATCAAGTTAGCCATTGTAAGCATAGGGAGTGA